In one Gemmatimonadaceae bacterium genomic region, the following are encoded:
- a CDS encoding DUF4249 family protein, which yields MLTHGREFAVRLVGAAGLAGSIACQSLEDPAPATMPQLVVQSVMNTQTLREIVIVTRARTGVIATVSGGIGDDEPVLGANVMVMAPNGRTMIAAKHDPDCDCAPGMYTFYPSRNGVDLSQGGTYTLHVRTASGEEVSGSTTIPTNTSPLLAATRRVFFRSRDTLRLSWPRIPGARSYQVTIGAATNTYQVFTDTSITMAGTALTVGGEDIFPVGPVDALVNAVDVNYYEYYRAQSDPFAGAPPTNLVGAVGVFGSVVPMLIADLLVR from the coding sequence ATGCTTACGCATGGCAGAGAATTCGCTGTTCGCTTGGTCGGTGCTGCTGGTCTCGCGGGATCGATCGCCTGTCAGAGTCTCGAGGATCCGGCGCCGGCTACGATGCCGCAGCTCGTCGTCCAGTCCGTCATGAACACGCAAACCCTCAGGGAGATCGTCATTGTGACTCGGGCGCGGACCGGAGTCATCGCGACGGTGAGCGGCGGCATCGGCGACGACGAGCCAGTACTGGGCGCGAATGTCATGGTGATGGCGCCTAACGGGCGAACGATGATCGCGGCGAAGCACGATCCCGACTGCGACTGTGCGCCAGGCATGTATACTTTCTATCCGTCGCGCAACGGCGTCGACCTGAGCCAAGGTGGCACGTACACTTTGCACGTGCGCACTGCGTCGGGCGAGGAGGTTTCGGGAAGCACGACCATTCCGACAAATACGTCGCCGCTCCTCGCGGCCACACGACGCGTCTTCTTCCGTTCGCGAGACACCCTTCGCCTCAGCTGGCCGCGCATTCCGGGCGCGCGCAGCTACCAGGTGACGATCGGAGCCGCGACAAATACGTATCAAGTCTTTACCGATACCTCGATCACGATGGCTGGAACCGCATTGACTGTAGGAGGCGAAGACATCTTCCCGGTTGGGCCAGTCGACGCGCTCGTGAATGCGGTCGATGTAAACTACTACGAGTACTATCGAGCGCAGAGCGACCCTTTTGCGGGCGCCCCGCCCACGAATCTCGTCGGGGCGGTCGGCGTTTTCGGCTCGGTCGTGCCGATGCTTATCGCCGACCTGCTGGTGCGTTAG